Proteins from one Microtus pennsylvanicus isolate mMicPen1 chromosome 7, mMicPen1.hap1, whole genome shotgun sequence genomic window:
- the Bcl9 gene encoding B-cell CLL/lymphoma 9 protein isoform X2 — MHSSNPKVRSSPSGNTQSSPKSKQEVMVRPPTVMSPSGNPQLDSKFSNQGKPGGSASQSQPSPCDSKSGGHTPKALPGPGGSMGLKNGAGNGAKGKGKRERSISADSFDQRDPGTPNDDSDIKECNSADHIKSQDSQHTPHSMTPSTATAPRSSTPHGQTTAPEPIPAQKTPAKVVYVFSTEMANKAAEAVLKGQVETIVSFHIQNISNSKTERSTAPLNTQIPTLRNDPKPLPQPPPAPTTQDQNSSQSARLQPTPPIQAPAPKPAAAPRPLDRDSPGVENKLIPSVGSPASSTPLPPDGTGPNSTPNNRAVTPVSQGSNSSSADPKAPPPPPVSSGEPPTLGENPDGLSQEQLEHRERSLQTLRDIQRMLFPDEKEFTAGQTGGPQPNTGVLDGPQKKPEGPIQAMMSQSQSLGKGPGPRTDVGAPFVPQGHRDVPFSPDEMVPPSVNSQPGPIGPDHLDHMTPEQIAWLKLQQEFYEEKRRKQEQVVVQQCSLQDMMVHQHGPRGVVRGPPPPYQMAPSEGWAPGAEPFPDGINISHSLPPRGMAPHPNMPGSQMRLPGFAGMINSEMEGPNVPNPASRPGLTGVSWPDDVPKIPDGRSFPPAQGVFSGPGRGERFPNPQGLSEEMFQQQLAEKQLALPPGMSMEGVRPGVEMNRMIPGSQRHMEPGSNPIFPRVPVEGPLSPSRGDFPKGMPPQIGPGRELEFGMVPGGMKGDVSLNVNMGSSSQMIPQKMREAGAGPEDMMKLRPGSSDMLPAQQKMVPLPFGEHPQQEYGVGPRPFLPMSQGPGSNSGLRNLREPIGPDQRTNSRLSHMPPLPLNPSSNPTSLNTAPPVQRGLGRKPLDISVAGSQVHSPGINPLKSPTMHQVQSPMLGSPSGNLKSPQTPSQLAGMLAGPAAAASIKSPPVLGSAAASPVHLKSPSLPAPSPGWTSSPKPPLQSPGIPPNHKAPLTMASPAMLGSVESGGPPPPTASQPASVNIPGSLPSSTPYTMPPEPTLSQNPLSIMMSRMSKFAMPSSTPLYHDAIKTVASSDDDSPPARSPNLPSMNNMPGPNPVVPMPTLSPMGMTQPLSHSNQMPSPNAMGPSIPPHGVPMGPGLMSHNPIMGHGSQEPPMVPQGRMGFPQGFPPVQSPPQQVPFPHNGPAGGQGNFPGGIGFPGEGPLGRPSNLPQSTADAALCKPGGPGAPDSFTVLGNSMPSVFTDPDLQEVIRPGATGIPEFDLSRIIPSEKPSQTLQYFPRGEVPGRKQPQGPGPGFSHMQGMMSDQAPRMGLALPGMGGPGPVGTPDIPLGSSPSMPGHNPMRPPAFLQQGMMGPHHRMMSPAQSTMPGQATLMTNPAAAVGMIPGKDRGPAGLYTHPGPVGSPGVMMSMQGMMGPQQNIMIPPQMRPRGMAADVGMGGFSQGPGNPGNMMF, encoded by the exons ATGCATTCCAGTAACCCTAAAGTGAGGAGCTCTCCgtcaggaaacacacagag taGCCCTAAGTCAAAACAGGAGGTGATGGTCCGTCCCCCTACAGTGATGTCCCCATCTGGAAACCCCCAGCTGGATTCCAAATTCTCCAATCAGGGTAAACCGGGGGGCTCAGCCAGCCAATCCCAGCCATCCCCCTGTGACTCCAAGAGTGGGGGCCATACCCCTAAAGCACTCCCTGGCCCAGGTGGGAGCATGGGGCTGAAGAATGGGGCTGGAAATGGTGCCAAGGGCAAGGGGAAAAGGGAGCGAAGTATTTCCGCCGACTCCTTTGATCAGAGAGATCCTGGGACTCCAAACGATGACTCTGACATTAAAG AATGTAATTCTGCAGACCACATCAAGTCCCAGGACTCCCAGCACACACCACACTCCATGACCCCATCAACTGCTACAGCCCCCAGGTCTTCCACTCCTCATGGCCAAACTACTGCCCCAGAACCCATACCTGCTCAGAAGACTCCAGCCAAAGTGGTGTATGTGTTTTCTACTGAGATGGCAAATAA GGCTGCAGAAGCTGTACTGAAGGGCCAGGTCGAAACGATTGTCTCTTTCCATATCCAGAACATCTCCAACagcaagacagagagaagcaCAGCCCCCCTG AACACACAGATACCCACCCTTCGGAATGATCCAAAACCTCTGCCACAGCCGCCGCCAGCTCCCACCACCCAGGACCAGAACTCTTCGCAGAGTGCCAGACTGCAGCCAACCCCGCCCATTCAGGCACCAGCACCCAAGCCTGCTGCAGCCCCGCGTCCCCTGGACCGGGACAGTCCCGGGGTAGAAAATAAACTGATTCCTTCTGTGGGCAGTCCTGCCAGCTCCACTCCACTGCCCCCAGATGGTACTGGGCCAAACTCGACACCCAACAATCGAGCAGTGACCCCTGTCTCCCAGGGGAGCAATAGCTCTTCAGCAGATCCCAAagcccccccacctccaccagtGTCCAGTGGCGAGCCCCCTACGCTAGGCGAGAACCCTGACGGCCTGTCTCAGGAGCAGCTGGAACACCGGGAACGCTCCTTACAGACTCTGAGAGATATCCAGCGCATGCTCTTCCCCGATGAGAAAGAGTTCACAGCAGGACAAACAGGGGGTCCCCAGCCAAACACTGGGGTTTTAGATGGACCTCAGAAAAAACCAGAAGGGCCAATACAGGCCATGATGTCTCAATCCCAAAGCCTAGGTAAGGGACCTGGGCCCCGGACAGATGTGGGAGCTCCATTTGTCCCTCAGGGACACAGAGATGTGCCCTTTTCTCCGGATGAAATGGTCCCACCCTCTGTGAACTCCCAGCCTGGGCCCATCGGACCCGACCACCTGGACCATATGACTCCTGAGCAGATAGCGTGGCTGAAGCTGCAGCAGGAGTTTtatgaagagaagaggaggaagcaggagcaggTGGTTGTCCAGCAGTGCTCACTCCAGGACATGATGGTCCATCAGCATGGGCCCCGAGGAGTGGTCCGAGGGCCTCCCCCTCCATACCAGATGGCCCCAAGTGAAGGCTGGGCACCTGGGGCAGAGCCATTTCCTGATGGGATCAACATTTCACATTCTCTACCCCCAAGGGGCATGGCTCCCCACCCCAACATGCCAGGGAGCCAGATGCGCCTTCCTGGGTTTGCAGGAATGATAAATTCTGAGATGGAGGGACCGAATGTGCCCAACCCGGCATCCAGACCAGGTCTTACTGGAGTCAGTTGGCCAGACGATGTGCCAAAAATCCCAGACGGTCGAAGTTTTCCTCCTGCCCAGGGTGTCTTCAGTGGTCCTGGCCGAGGAGAGCGGTTCCCAAACCCCCAAGGCTTGTCTGAAGAGATGTTTCAACAGCAGCTGGCGGAGAAGCAGCTGGCTCTCCCCCCAGGGATGAGCATGGAGGGCGTCAGGCCCGGCGTGGAAATGAATAGGATGATCCCAGGCTCCCAGCGCCACATGGAGCCGGGAAGTAACCCCATTTTCCCTCGAGTACCAGTTGAGGGTCCTCTGAGCCCATCCAGGGGTGACTTTCCCAAAGGAATGCCTCCACAGATAGGCCCTGGTCGGGAGCTTGAGTTCGGGATGGTTCCTGGGGGAATGAAAGGGGATGTCAGTCTAAACGTCAACATGGGATCCAGCTCTCAGATGATACCTCAGAAGATGAGAGAGGCTGGGGCAGGCCCTGAGGATATGATGAAATTACGCCCTGGTAGCTCAGACATGTTGCCTGCCCAGCAGAAAATGGTGCCCCTGCCATTTGGTGAGCACCCTCAGCAGGAGTATGGTGTGGGTCCCAGGCCGTTCCTTCCCATGTCTCAGGGTCCAGGCAGCAACAGTGGCTTGCGGAATCTCAGAGAACCAATTGGGCCCGACCAAAGGACTAACAGCCGGCTCAGTCATATGCCACCACTACCTCTCAACCCTTCCAGTAACCCCACTAGCCTCAACACAGCTCCTCCAGTTCAGCGTGGCCTGGGGCGGAAGCCTTTGGATATATCTGTGGCAGGCAGCCAGGTGCATTCCCCAGGCATTAACCCCCTGAAGTCTCCTACAATGCACCAAGTCCAGTCTCCGATGCTGGGCTCGCCCTCGGGGAACCTCAAGTCCCCTCAGACTCCATCACAGCTGGCAGGCATGCTGGCAggcccagctgctgctgcttccatTAAGTCCCCTCCTGTCTTGGGGTCTGCTGCTGCTTCGCCTGTTCACCTCAAGTCTCCATCACTTCCTGCCCCATCGCCTGGATGGACCTCCTCTCCCAAACCTcccctccagagtcctgggatccCTCCAAACCACAAAGCGCCCCTCACCATGGCCTCCCCAGCCATGCTGGGAAGTGTAGAGTCAG GTGGCCCCCCACCTCCTACAGCCAGCCAGCCTGCCTCTGTGAACATCCCAGGAAGTCTTCCTTCTAGCACACCTTACACCATGCCTCCAGAGCCAACCCTTTCCCAGAACCCACTCTCAATTATGATGTCGCGAATGTCCAAGTTTGCGATGCCCAGTTCTACCCCGTTATACCACGATGCCATCAAGACTGTGGCCAGCTCTGATGACGACTCCCCTCCAGCTCGTTCGCCCAACTTGCCGTCAATGAATAATATGCCAG GTCCAAACCCTGTGGTTCCGATGCCAACCCTCAGCCCGATGGGAATGACCCAGCCACTCTCTCACTCCAATCAGATGCCCTCTCCTAATGCCATGGGACCCAGCATACCTCCTCATGGGGTCCCAATGGGGCCTGGCTTGATGTCACACAATCCTATCATGGGACATGGGTCCCAGGAGCCTCCAATGGTACCTCAAGGACGCATGGGCTTCCCCCAGGGCTTCCCTCCAGTACAGTCTCCTCCTCAGCAGGTTCCATTCCCTCACAATGGCCCCGCTGGGGGACAAGGCAACTTCCCAGGAGGAATAGGATTCCCAGGAGAAGGCCCGCTTGGTCGCCCCAGCAACCTGCCCCAAAGTACAGCAGATGCAGCACTTTGCAAGCCTGGAGGCCCAGGGGCTCCTGACTCCTTCACTGTCCTGGGGAACAGCATGCCTTCCGTGTTTACAGACCCAGATCTGCAGGAGGTAATCCGACCTGGAGCCACCGGAATACCTGAGTTCGATCTCTCCCGCATTATCCCTTCAGAGAAGCCCAGCCAGACACTGCAGTACTTCCCTCGAGGGGAAGTCCCAGGCCGCAAACAGCCACAGGGTCCTGGACCTGGGTTTTCTCACATGCAGGGGATGATGAGCGATCAAGCCCCTAGAATGGGACTAGCATTACCTGGCATGGGAGGCCCGGGGCCAGTAGGAACTCCAGACATTCCTCTTGGTTCATCTCCATCCATGCCAGGCCACAACCCAATGAGACCACCAGCCTTTCTCCAGCAAGGCATGATGGGACCTCATCACCGGATGATGTCACCAGCACAATCCACAATGCCCGGCCAAGCCACCCTGATGACCAATCCAGCTGCTGCTGTGGGCATGATTCCTGGCAAGGATCGGGGGCCTGCTGGGCTCTATACCCACCCAGGGCCTGTGGGCTCTCCAGGCGTGATGATGTCCATGCAGGGCATGATGGGACCCCAACAGAACATCATGATCCCGCCGCAGATGAGGCCCCGGGGCATGGCTGCTGATGTAGGCATGGGTGGATTTAGCCAAGGACCTGGCAACCCAGGAAACATGATGTTCTAA
- the Bcl9 gene encoding B-cell CLL/lymphoma 9 protein isoform X1, producing the protein MHSSNPKVRSSPSGNTQSSPKSKQEVMVRPPTVMSPSGNPQLDSKFSNQGKPGGSASQSQPSPCDSKSGGHTPKALPGPGGSMGLKNGAGNGAKGKGKRERSISADSFDQRDPGTPNDDSDIKECNSADHIKSQDSQHTPHSMTPSTATAPRSSTPHGQTTAPEPIPAQKTPAKVVYVFSTEMANKAAEAVLKGQVETIVSFHIQNISNSKTERSTAPLNTQIPTLRNDPKPLPQPPPAPTTQDQNSSQSARLQPTPPIQAPAPKPAAAPRPLDRDSPGVENKLIPSVGSPASSTPLPPDGTGPNSTPNNRAVTPVSQGSNSSSADPKAPPPPPVSSGEPPTLGENPDGLSQEQLEHRERSLQTLRDIQRMLFPDEKEFTAGQTGGPQPNTGVLDGPQKKPEGPIQAMMSQSQSLGKGPGPRTDVGAPFVPQGHRDVPFSPDEMVPPSVNSQPGPIGPDHLDHMTPEQIAWLKLQQEFYEEKRRKQEQVVVQQCSLQDMMVHQHGPRGVVRGPPPPYQMAPSEGWAPGAEPFPDGINISHSLPPRGMAPHPNMPGSQMRLPGFAGMINSEMEGPNVPNPASRPGLTGVSWPDDVPKIPDGRSFPPAQGVFSGPGRGERFPNPQGLSEEMFQQQLAEKQLALPPGMSMEGVRPGVEMNRMIPGSQRHMEPGSNPIFPRVPVEGPLSPSRGDFPKGMPPQIGPGRELEFGMVPGGMKGDVSLNVNMGSSSQMIPQKMREAGAGPEDMMKLRPGSSDMLPAQQKMVPLPFGEHPQQEYGVGPRPFLPMSQGPGSNSGLRNLREPIGPDQRTNSRLSHMPPLPLNPSSNPTSLNTAPPVQRGLGRKPLDISVAGSQVHSPGINPLKSPTMHQVQSPMLGSPSGNLKSPQTPSQLAGMLAGPAAAASIKSPPVLGSAAASPVHLKSPSLPAPSPGWTSSPKPPLQSPGIPPNHKAPLTMASPAMLGSVESGGPPPPTASQPASVNIPGSLPSSTPYTMPPEPTLSQNPLSIMMSRMSKFAMPSSTPLYHDAIKTVASSDDDSPPARSPNLPSMNNMPGMGINTQNPRISGPNPVVPMPTLSPMGMTQPLSHSNQMPSPNAMGPSIPPHGVPMGPGLMSHNPIMGHGSQEPPMVPQGRMGFPQGFPPVQSPPQQVPFPHNGPAGGQGNFPGGIGFPGEGPLGRPSNLPQSTADAALCKPGGPGAPDSFTVLGNSMPSVFTDPDLQEVIRPGATGIPEFDLSRIIPSEKPSQTLQYFPRGEVPGRKQPQGPGPGFSHMQGMMSDQAPRMGLALPGMGGPGPVGTPDIPLGSSPSMPGHNPMRPPAFLQQGMMGPHHRMMSPAQSTMPGQATLMTNPAAAVGMIPGKDRGPAGLYTHPGPVGSPGVMMSMQGMMGPQQNIMIPPQMRPRGMAADVGMGGFSQGPGNPGNMMF; encoded by the exons ATGCATTCCAGTAACCCTAAAGTGAGGAGCTCTCCgtcaggaaacacacagag taGCCCTAAGTCAAAACAGGAGGTGATGGTCCGTCCCCCTACAGTGATGTCCCCATCTGGAAACCCCCAGCTGGATTCCAAATTCTCCAATCAGGGTAAACCGGGGGGCTCAGCCAGCCAATCCCAGCCATCCCCCTGTGACTCCAAGAGTGGGGGCCATACCCCTAAAGCACTCCCTGGCCCAGGTGGGAGCATGGGGCTGAAGAATGGGGCTGGAAATGGTGCCAAGGGCAAGGGGAAAAGGGAGCGAAGTATTTCCGCCGACTCCTTTGATCAGAGAGATCCTGGGACTCCAAACGATGACTCTGACATTAAAG AATGTAATTCTGCAGACCACATCAAGTCCCAGGACTCCCAGCACACACCACACTCCATGACCCCATCAACTGCTACAGCCCCCAGGTCTTCCACTCCTCATGGCCAAACTACTGCCCCAGAACCCATACCTGCTCAGAAGACTCCAGCCAAAGTGGTGTATGTGTTTTCTACTGAGATGGCAAATAA GGCTGCAGAAGCTGTACTGAAGGGCCAGGTCGAAACGATTGTCTCTTTCCATATCCAGAACATCTCCAACagcaagacagagagaagcaCAGCCCCCCTG AACACACAGATACCCACCCTTCGGAATGATCCAAAACCTCTGCCACAGCCGCCGCCAGCTCCCACCACCCAGGACCAGAACTCTTCGCAGAGTGCCAGACTGCAGCCAACCCCGCCCATTCAGGCACCAGCACCCAAGCCTGCTGCAGCCCCGCGTCCCCTGGACCGGGACAGTCCCGGGGTAGAAAATAAACTGATTCCTTCTGTGGGCAGTCCTGCCAGCTCCACTCCACTGCCCCCAGATGGTACTGGGCCAAACTCGACACCCAACAATCGAGCAGTGACCCCTGTCTCCCAGGGGAGCAATAGCTCTTCAGCAGATCCCAAagcccccccacctccaccagtGTCCAGTGGCGAGCCCCCTACGCTAGGCGAGAACCCTGACGGCCTGTCTCAGGAGCAGCTGGAACACCGGGAACGCTCCTTACAGACTCTGAGAGATATCCAGCGCATGCTCTTCCCCGATGAGAAAGAGTTCACAGCAGGACAAACAGGGGGTCCCCAGCCAAACACTGGGGTTTTAGATGGACCTCAGAAAAAACCAGAAGGGCCAATACAGGCCATGATGTCTCAATCCCAAAGCCTAGGTAAGGGACCTGGGCCCCGGACAGATGTGGGAGCTCCATTTGTCCCTCAGGGACACAGAGATGTGCCCTTTTCTCCGGATGAAATGGTCCCACCCTCTGTGAACTCCCAGCCTGGGCCCATCGGACCCGACCACCTGGACCATATGACTCCTGAGCAGATAGCGTGGCTGAAGCTGCAGCAGGAGTTTtatgaagagaagaggaggaagcaggagcaggTGGTTGTCCAGCAGTGCTCACTCCAGGACATGATGGTCCATCAGCATGGGCCCCGAGGAGTGGTCCGAGGGCCTCCCCCTCCATACCAGATGGCCCCAAGTGAAGGCTGGGCACCTGGGGCAGAGCCATTTCCTGATGGGATCAACATTTCACATTCTCTACCCCCAAGGGGCATGGCTCCCCACCCCAACATGCCAGGGAGCCAGATGCGCCTTCCTGGGTTTGCAGGAATGATAAATTCTGAGATGGAGGGACCGAATGTGCCCAACCCGGCATCCAGACCAGGTCTTACTGGAGTCAGTTGGCCAGACGATGTGCCAAAAATCCCAGACGGTCGAAGTTTTCCTCCTGCCCAGGGTGTCTTCAGTGGTCCTGGCCGAGGAGAGCGGTTCCCAAACCCCCAAGGCTTGTCTGAAGAGATGTTTCAACAGCAGCTGGCGGAGAAGCAGCTGGCTCTCCCCCCAGGGATGAGCATGGAGGGCGTCAGGCCCGGCGTGGAAATGAATAGGATGATCCCAGGCTCCCAGCGCCACATGGAGCCGGGAAGTAACCCCATTTTCCCTCGAGTACCAGTTGAGGGTCCTCTGAGCCCATCCAGGGGTGACTTTCCCAAAGGAATGCCTCCACAGATAGGCCCTGGTCGGGAGCTTGAGTTCGGGATGGTTCCTGGGGGAATGAAAGGGGATGTCAGTCTAAACGTCAACATGGGATCCAGCTCTCAGATGATACCTCAGAAGATGAGAGAGGCTGGGGCAGGCCCTGAGGATATGATGAAATTACGCCCTGGTAGCTCAGACATGTTGCCTGCCCAGCAGAAAATGGTGCCCCTGCCATTTGGTGAGCACCCTCAGCAGGAGTATGGTGTGGGTCCCAGGCCGTTCCTTCCCATGTCTCAGGGTCCAGGCAGCAACAGTGGCTTGCGGAATCTCAGAGAACCAATTGGGCCCGACCAAAGGACTAACAGCCGGCTCAGTCATATGCCACCACTACCTCTCAACCCTTCCAGTAACCCCACTAGCCTCAACACAGCTCCTCCAGTTCAGCGTGGCCTGGGGCGGAAGCCTTTGGATATATCTGTGGCAGGCAGCCAGGTGCATTCCCCAGGCATTAACCCCCTGAAGTCTCCTACAATGCACCAAGTCCAGTCTCCGATGCTGGGCTCGCCCTCGGGGAACCTCAAGTCCCCTCAGACTCCATCACAGCTGGCAGGCATGCTGGCAggcccagctgctgctgcttccatTAAGTCCCCTCCTGTCTTGGGGTCTGCTGCTGCTTCGCCTGTTCACCTCAAGTCTCCATCACTTCCTGCCCCATCGCCTGGATGGACCTCCTCTCCCAAACCTcccctccagagtcctgggatccCTCCAAACCACAAAGCGCCCCTCACCATGGCCTCCCCAGCCATGCTGGGAAGTGTAGAGTCAG GTGGCCCCCCACCTCCTACAGCCAGCCAGCCTGCCTCTGTGAACATCCCAGGAAGTCTTCCTTCTAGCACACCTTACACCATGCCTCCAGAGCCAACCCTTTCCCAGAACCCACTCTCAATTATGATGTCGCGAATGTCCAAGTTTGCGATGCCCAGTTCTACCCCGTTATACCACGATGCCATCAAGACTGTGGCCAGCTCTGATGACGACTCCCCTCCAGCTCGTTCGCCCAACTTGCCGTCAATGAATAATATGCCAG gAATGGGCATTAATACACAGAATCCTCGAATTTCAGGTCCAAACCCTGTGGTTCCGATGCCAACCCTCAGCCCGATGGGAATGACCCAGCCACTCTCTCACTCCAATCAGATGCCCTCTCCTAATGCCATGGGACCCAGCATACCTCCTCATGGGGTCCCAATGGGGCCTGGCTTGATGTCACACAATCCTATCATGGGACATGGGTCCCAGGAGCCTCCAATGGTACCTCAAGGACGCATGGGCTTCCCCCAGGGCTTCCCTCCAGTACAGTCTCCTCCTCAGCAGGTTCCATTCCCTCACAATGGCCCCGCTGGGGGACAAGGCAACTTCCCAGGAGGAATAGGATTCCCAGGAGAAGGCCCGCTTGGTCGCCCCAGCAACCTGCCCCAAAGTACAGCAGATGCAGCACTTTGCAAGCCTGGAGGCCCAGGGGCTCCTGACTCCTTCACTGTCCTGGGGAACAGCATGCCTTCCGTGTTTACAGACCCAGATCTGCAGGAGGTAATCCGACCTGGAGCCACCGGAATACCTGAGTTCGATCTCTCCCGCATTATCCCTTCAGAGAAGCCCAGCCAGACACTGCAGTACTTCCCTCGAGGGGAAGTCCCAGGCCGCAAACAGCCACAGGGTCCTGGACCTGGGTTTTCTCACATGCAGGGGATGATGAGCGATCAAGCCCCTAGAATGGGACTAGCATTACCTGGCATGGGAGGCCCGGGGCCAGTAGGAACTCCAGACATTCCTCTTGGTTCATCTCCATCCATGCCAGGCCACAACCCAATGAGACCACCAGCCTTTCTCCAGCAAGGCATGATGGGACCTCATCACCGGATGATGTCACCAGCACAATCCACAATGCCCGGCCAAGCCACCCTGATGACCAATCCAGCTGCTGCTGTGGGCATGATTCCTGGCAAGGATCGGGGGCCTGCTGGGCTCTATACCCACCCAGGGCCTGTGGGCTCTCCAGGCGTGATGATGTCCATGCAGGGCATGATGGGACCCCAACAGAACATCATGATCCCGCCGCAGATGAGGCCCCGGGGCATGGCTGCTGATGTAGGCATGGGTGGATTTAGCCAAGGACCTGGCAACCCAGGAAACATGATGTTCTAA